In the genome of Methylomagnum ishizawai, the window GAGGCCGTCGAGGCCATCGGTGAGGTTGACCGCGTTGCTGGTGCCGACGATGACGAAGTACGCCATCACCGGATAGAACCAGCCCATGTTCCAGACGATCTGCTTGAAGAAGGGCACGATGAACTGGGTTTCGGCGGGCACGCTGGCGGTGTTGTAGAGGAACAGCGCGGCGGCCATGCCGCAGACCGATTGCCAGAAATATTTGTCCCGCGCCGCCAACCCCTTGCTGTTGCGGAGGATGAGCTTTTTGTAATCGTCCACGAAGCCGATCACGCCATAAGCCAGCGTCACCAGCAGGATGACCCAGATATAGCGGTTGCCGAGGTCGGCCCAGAGCAAGGTGCTGATGGCGATGGAGACCAGGATCAGGGCACCGCCCATGGTCGGGGTGCCGGCCTTGGAAAAATGGCTTTGCGGGCCGTCGTCGCGGACGCTCTGGCCGATCTTGTATTTGCTGAGCTGGCGGATCATGGCCGGTCCCACGATGAACGAAATCACCAGGGCCGTCAGCACGCCCAGGATGCCCCGGAACGTCAGGTAATGGAATACCCGGAAAACGTCGAAATGGCTTTCCAGCAGTTCGGCGATTTTCAGCAGCATGGGGCGTCTCCCACACGCAGGGCCGCGACGATCCGCTCCATGCGCTGGCTGCGCGAACCCTTGACCAGCAGCGCCGCGCCCTGGGGCAGTTCGGTGGCGAGGCGTTCGATCATTTCTTCCTGGGTCTGGCAATAGGTGGCGTCCGCGCCGAAGGCCGCGACCGCCCGTTCGGCGTTCGGCCCGACCGCGAACAGGCGCTTGACGCCCATCTGCTTGGCTTGCTGGCCGATGCCGGCGTGGAGTTCCGGGCTATCCGTGCCCAGTTCGCCCAAAGCGCCCAAAGCGACCCAAGGCTCGCCCGGCAGGTCCACCAAGACCGCCAGCGCCGCGCCGAAGGAACTGGGGTTGGCATTATAGGCGTCGTTGATGAGCAGGCTGCCGCGTGGCCCCGCCACGGGTTCCAGGCGTCCCGGTACCGGGGTCATCCGGGCCAAGCCCTGGGCGATTTGTTCGGGGGTGAGTCCTAGCGCCAAAGCCGCGCCCGTCGCGGCCAATGCATTCGTCACGTTGTGACGGCCGGCTAAAGCCAAAGCCATGGGAAAGCGTTCTCCTTGGTGGATGAGGTCGAAGGTGGTGCGGAACCCGGTCTCGCCGAGACCCATGCGGATGGAAGCGGGATCGGCGCGGACCGCCGCCCGTTCGGACAGGCCGAAGCCCAGCACGCGGCGTCCGTCCGCGAGGCCGCACCAGAAATCGAAGAAGCGGTCGTCGGCGTTCAGCACCGCGACGCCTTGCGCCGACAGCGCAGCGATCAACTCGCCCTTGGCGCGGGCCACGCCTTCCAGCGAGCCGAAGCCTTCCAGATGGGACGCGCCCGCGTTGGTGAGGATGATCACGTCCGGTTGGACGAGTTGGCTGGTATAGGCGATTTCCCCGGCGTGGTTGGCCCCCATTTCGATGACGCCATAGCGATGTTCCGGTGCCAGCTTGAGCAGGGTCAGCGGGACGCCATAATCGTTGTTGAGGTTGCCTTGGGTTTTGAGCGTGGGACCGGCGACGCCCAGCGCCGCCGCCACCATCTCCTTGACCGTGGTCTTGCCGTTGCTGCCGGTGATGCCGACGATTTTCCCCTGCCAGCGCCGACGCCACGCGGCCCCGAGCCGGCCCAGGGCGATGCGGCCATCGGCGACGCGCAATTGCGGGATGGGGAGTTCCGCGAAGCGCTCGACCAGGGCCGCGCCCGCGCCCGCGTCCATCGCCGCCGTTACGAAGTCGTTGCCGTCGAAACGTGCGCCGCGGATGGCGACATAGAGGTCGCCCGGTTTGAGGCTGCGGGTGTCTATGCTGACCGTCGCGAATACGGCGTCTTCGCCGCGCAATTCGCCGCCAACGATGGGTTGGAGTTCGGATAGGCGCATCATAAGGAGCGGGCTGTGGAGGAGGAGGGGAGGATGGATAAGATGTCTTGGACGACCTGCCGGTCGTTGAAAGGATATTTGTGGCCTTGGATTTCCTGGGTGGATTCGTGGCCCTTGCCCGCGACCAGGACCAAATCTTCGGGGGTGGCGTGCTCCAGGGCGTAGGCGATGGCGGCGCGGCGGTCGCGGCGGCATACGAGGTCGTCGCGTCGGCAACCGGCGAGGATGTCGCTGAGGATGGCATCGCCGTCTTCGGAGCGGGGATTGTCGTCGGTCAGCACCACGTGGTCGGCCAGCCGCTCGGCGATGGCTCCCATTTGCGGGCGCTTGCCGCGGTCGCGGTCGCCGCCGCAGCCGAACACCACCCACAAGCGTCCCGCGCAATGGCCGCGCAGGCTGTGCAGCACGCTGGCCAGGGCATCGGGGGTATGGGCGTAATCGACCACGACTTGGCGACCGTGCCCGGCGAAGCTTTCCATGCGCCCCGGTACGGCGCGGACTTGGCCTAGGGCTTTTGCGGCGGGCGTCAACTCCCAACCCAGCGCCAGCAAGACGGCCAGGGTCGCGGCCAGATTCTCGACGTTGTAATCGCCGAACACCGGGGCGCTGATCTGTGCGCTGCTGCCCGCGTAATGGGCCGTGAAGGACACGCCGCCCGTTTCGTGGCGGACTTCCCGGATTGCCAGCAGGGGCACGGCGGAGTCCCGGCTGCTGCCCATTTTGGTGAAGCCGATGGCCCGCACGGCGGCGGGTTTCCGGGCCAGGATGGCCTCGGCGCTGGCGTCGTCGGCGTTGAACACCACGAATTCGAGGCCGGGCCAATCCAGCAGCCGCAGTTTGGCTTCCAGGTAGGCCTCCATGCTGCCGTGGTAATCGAGATGGTCGCGGGTGAAATTGGTATAGAGCGCCCCTTTGAACCGGACGCCGTTAAGCCGGCCTTGTTCCAGGCCGTGGGACGAGGCTTCCATCGCCACCGAGCGGAAGCCCAAGCCGAGCAGTTCGCCAAGGATGCGATGGATTTCGATGGCGTCGGGGGTGGTGTGGGTGGTCGCTTGCAACGCGCCGGGCCGGCCCCAGCCCAAAGTGCCCAGCACGGCGCTATTTTCCAAGGCTTGGGCCAGGAAATGGCTGCACGAGGTTTTGCCGTTGGTGCCGGTGATGCCGATGAGGGCGTCGAAGCCGCGGGAAGGTTCGCCGAAGAAGCGGTCGGCGATGAGACCGATGTTCCCGGCCAGGTCCGCCACCGGGATACAAGGAACCGCCGTGATCGCGCCGGCCAACTCCGTGCCGCCGCCCTGGGGTTCGTAGAGGATGGTCGCGCAGCCGTTCTGGATCGCCTGACCG includes:
- the mraY gene encoding phospho-N-acetylmuramoyl-pentapeptide-transferase — encoded protein: MLLKIAELLESHFDVFRVFHYLTFRGILGVLTALVISFIVGPAMIRQLSKYKIGQSVRDDGPQSHFSKAGTPTMGGALILVSIAISTLLWADLGNRYIWVILLVTLAYGVIGFVDDYKKLILRNSKGLAARDKYFWQSVCGMAAALFLYNTASVPAETQFIVPFFKQIVWNMGWFYPVMAYFVIVGTSNAVNLTDGLDGLAIMPTVLVGSALGIFAYASGNAVFAEYLGIPYIPKAGELVVFCGALLGAGLGFLWFNAYPAMVFMGDVGALALGAALGMLAILVRQEIVLMIMGGVFVMETLSVMLQVASFKLTGRRIFRMAPIHHHFELKGWPEPRVIVRFWIITVILVLFGLATLKLR
- a CDS encoding UDP-N-acetylmuramoyl-tripeptide--D-alanyl-D-alanine ligase, with the protein product MMRLSELQPIVGGELRGEDAVFATVSIDTRSLKPGDLYVAIRGARFDGNDFVTAAMDAGAGAALVERFAELPIPQLRVADGRIALGRLGAAWRRRWQGKIVGITGSNGKTTVKEMVAAALGVAGPTLKTQGNLNNDYGVPLTLLKLAPEHRYGVIEMGANHAGEIAYTSQLVQPDVIILTNAGASHLEGFGSLEGVARAKGELIAALSAQGVAVLNADDRFFDFWCGLADGRRVLGFGLSERAAVRADPASIRMGLGETGFRTTFDLIHQGERFPMALALAGRHNVTNALAATGAALALGLTPEQIAQGLARMTPVPGRLEPVAGPRGSLLINDAYNANPSSFGAALAVLVDLPGEPWVALGALGELGTDSPELHAGIGQQAKQMGVKRLFAVGPNAERAVAAFGADATYCQTQEEMIERLATELPQGAALLVKGSRSQRMERIVAALRVGDAPCC
- a CDS encoding UDP-N-acetylmuramoyl-L-alanyl-D-glutamate--2,6-diaminopimelate ligase; translated protein: MSLADAHPFDLPRLLAGFTETAPPAISVGGLGHDSRHIRAGDGFVALRGQRIHGLAHAGQAIQNGCATILYEPQGGGTELAGAITAVPCIPVADLAGNIGLIADRFFGEPSRGFDALIGITGTNGKTSCSHFLAQALENSAVLGTLGWGRPGALQATTHTTPDAIEIHRILGELLGLGFRSVAMEASSHGLEQGRLNGVRFKGALYTNFTRDHLDYHGSMEAYLEAKLRLLDWPGLEFVVFNADDASAEAILARKPAAVRAIGFTKMGSSRDSAVPLLAIREVRHETGGVSFTAHYAGSSAQISAPVFGDYNVENLAATLAVLLALGWELTPAAKALGQVRAVPGRMESFAGHGRQVVVDYAHTPDALASVLHSLRGHCAGRLWVVFGCGGDRDRGKRPQMGAIAERLADHVVLTDDNPRSEDGDAILSDILAGCRRDDLVCRRDRRAAIAYALEHATPEDLVLVAGKGHESTQEIQGHKYPFNDRQVVQDILSILPSSSTARSL